The following coding sequences lie in one Oncorhynchus nerka isolate Pitt River linkage group LG14, Oner_Uvic_2.0, whole genome shotgun sequence genomic window:
- the LOC135574949 gene encoding uncharacterized protein LOC135574949 — protein MTRRTALHNPEARCTNGSEENPKTRSPTGTRSPTGTSESHPGPGVPPGPGVPPGPVSPTRTRSPTRTTYHTSPTTPHLTPPHHTSPHHTSTHSPNLIPPQLTLPHHTLPHHTSPYHTTPYPTTPHPTTPHLTPPHFTPPHLTPPHHTSPYHTTPYPTTPHPTTPHPTPPHLTPPHHTSPYHTTPYPTTPHHTPPHLTLPHHTLPHHTSPHHTSPHPTTPHPTTPHPTPPHLTPPHLTPPHLTPPHHTSPHHTSPHHTLPHHISPHHTSPHHTSPHHTLPHHTSPHHTLPHPTTPYPTTPHPTTPHPTTPYPTTPHPTTPHATTPHTTTPYPTTPHPTPPHLTHHTSHHHTLPHHTLPHHISPHHTLPHHTSPHPTTPHLTPPHHTPPNLTSPLPTSPTIPHLTSPHLIPPHHTSLTLPHLTSTHQTSPHPTTSPHLTCVLPAC, from the exons atgacccgccgaACCGCGCTTCATAACCCCGAAGCCAGGTGCACCAATGGGTCAGAGGAAAACCCAAA GACCAGGAGTCCCACCGGGACCAGGAGTCCCACCGGGACCAGTGAGTCCCACCCAGGACCAGGAGTCCCACCGGGACCAGGAGTCCCACCAGGACCAGTGAGTCCCACCAGGACCAGGAGTCCCACCAGGACCA ccTACCATACCtctcccaccacaccacacctcaccccaccacaccacacctcaccccACCATACCTCAACTCACTCACCAAACCTCATCCCACCACAACTCACCCTACCACACCACACCTTACCCCACCACACCTCACCCTACCACACCACACCTTACCCCACCACACCTCACCCTACCACACCACACCTTACCCCACCACACTTCACCCCACCacacctcaccccaccccaccacacctcaCCCTACCACACCACACCTTACCCCACCACCCCTCACCCCACCacacctcaccccaccccaccacacctcaccccaccccaccacacctcaccctaccacaccacaccttaccccaccacacctcaccacaccccaccacacctCACCCTACCACACCACACCTTACCCCACCACACCTCACCCCACCacacctcaccccaccccaccacacctcaCCCCACCacacctcaccccaccccaccacacctcaCCCCACCacacctcaccccaccccacctcaccccaccacaccacacctcaccccACCACACCTCACCCCACCACACCTTACCCCACCACATCTCACCCCACCACACCTCACCCCACCACACCTCACCCCACCACACCTTACCCCACCACACCTCACCCCACCACACCttaccccaccccaccacaccttACCCCACCACACCTCACCCCACCACACCTCACCCCACCACACCTTACCCCACCACACCTCACCCCACCACACCTCACGCCACCACACCTCACACCACCACACCTTACCCCACCacacctcaccccaccccaccacacctcaCCCACCACACCTCACACCACCACACCTTACCCCACCACACCTTACCCCACCACATCTCACCCCACCACACCttaccccaccatacctcaccccatcccaccacacctcacctcaccccaccccaccacaccccaccaaacctcacctcacccctccccacctcacccaccatacctcacctcacctcaccccacctcatcccaccccaccacacctcaCTCACCCTGCCTCACCTCACCTCAACCCACCAgacctcacctcaccccaccaCGTCACCACATCTCACCTGTGTGTTGCCTGCCTGTTAA